One region of Glycine max cultivar Williams 82 chromosome 9, Glycine_max_v4.0, whole genome shotgun sequence genomic DNA includes:
- the LOC100776100 gene encoding short-chain dehydrogenase TIC 32, chloroplastic isoform X1 produces the protein MWPFRGKGASGFSSSSTAEEVTHGIDGSGLTAIVTGASSGIGAETARVLALRGVHVIMGVIDMTNAENVKESILKEIPIAKIDVMKLDLSSMASVQNFASEFNSSNLPLNILINNAGICAAPFLLSKDNIELQFAVNYIGHFLLTYLLLDTMKKTTQESKKQGRIVNVSSAGHRLAYREGILFDKINDQSSYNNWLAYGQSKLANILHSNELARRFKEDGIDIIANSLHPGATTTNIYIHNRFLTGIFYILGPFVVYKLIAGFLLKNVQQGAATTCYVALHPQVSGISGKYFVNSNISEAHSQLGRDMDLAKKLWDFSINLTKPNT, from the exons atgtGGCCATTCAGAGGAAAAGGAGCATCTGGGTTTTCATCATCTTCCACTGCTGAGGAAGTTACTCATGGAATCGATGGGAGTGGTCTCACTGCTATTGTCACAg GAGCATCTAGTGGTATTGGTGCTGAGACCGCTCGTGTTCTTGCTTTGCGTGGTGTCCATGTGATTATGGGGGTGATAGATATGACCAATGCGGAAAATGTTAAGGAATCTATACTTAAGGAGATTCCAATAGCTAAAATTGATGTCATGAAGTTAGATCTTAGTTCAATGGCATCCGTTCAGAATTTTGCATCAGAGtttaattcttcaaatcttCCATTGAATATTTTGAT aAACAATGCAGGAATTTGTGCAGCCCCTTTCCTACTATCCAAGGATAACATTGAACTTCAATTTGCCGTAAATTACATag GTCATTTTCTGTTAACATATTTGTTGTTGGACACTatgaagaaaacaacacaagaaAGTAAGAAACAAGGAAGAATTGTCAATGTCTCCTCGGCAGGTCATCGTTTAGCATATCGGGAAGGAAttctttttgataaaattaatgatcAATCAAG TTACAACAATTGGCTTGCATATGGGCAATCAAAGCTTGCTAACATTTTGCATTCCAATGAGCTTGCAAGACGTTTCAAG GAAGATGGAATAGATATTATCGCTAATTCTCTTCATCCAGGGGCCACAACCACCAATATTTACATTCACAATCGTTTTCTGACAG GTATATTCTATATATTAGGGCCTTTTGTAGTGTATAAGCTAATTGCAGGATTTTTACTCAAAAATGTACAGCAA GGAGCAGCAACAACATGTTATGTAGCATTGCATCCACAAGTGAGTGGAATCAGCGGCAAGTATTTTGTTAATAGTAATATCTCGGAAGCACACTCACAGCTAGGAAGAGACATGGACTTGGCCAAGAAGCTGTGGGATTTTAGCATAAATTTGACTAAGCCAAATACATAG
- the LOC100776100 gene encoding short-chain dehydrogenase TIC 32, chloroplastic isoform X2, which produces MWPFRGKGASGFSSSSTAEEVTHGIDGSGLTAIVTGASSGIGAETARVLALRGVHVIMGVIDMTNAENVKESILKEIPIAKIDVMKLDLSSMASVQNFASEFNSSNLPLNILINNAGICAAPFLLSKDNIELQFAVNYIGHFLLTYLLLDTMKKTTQESKKQGRIVNVSSAGHRLAYREGILFDKINDQSSYNNWLAYGQSKLANILHSNELARRFKEDGIDIIANSLHPGATTTNIYIHNRFLTGSSNNMLCSIASTSEWNQRQVFC; this is translated from the exons atgtGGCCATTCAGAGGAAAAGGAGCATCTGGGTTTTCATCATCTTCCACTGCTGAGGAAGTTACTCATGGAATCGATGGGAGTGGTCTCACTGCTATTGTCACAg GAGCATCTAGTGGTATTGGTGCTGAGACCGCTCGTGTTCTTGCTTTGCGTGGTGTCCATGTGATTATGGGGGTGATAGATATGACCAATGCGGAAAATGTTAAGGAATCTATACTTAAGGAGATTCCAATAGCTAAAATTGATGTCATGAAGTTAGATCTTAGTTCAATGGCATCCGTTCAGAATTTTGCATCAGAGtttaattcttcaaatcttCCATTGAATATTTTGAT aAACAATGCAGGAATTTGTGCAGCCCCTTTCCTACTATCCAAGGATAACATTGAACTTCAATTTGCCGTAAATTACATag GTCATTTTCTGTTAACATATTTGTTGTTGGACACTatgaagaaaacaacacaagaaAGTAAGAAACAAGGAAGAATTGTCAATGTCTCCTCGGCAGGTCATCGTTTAGCATATCGGGAAGGAAttctttttgataaaattaatgatcAATCAAG TTACAACAATTGGCTTGCATATGGGCAATCAAAGCTTGCTAACATTTTGCATTCCAATGAGCTTGCAAGACGTTTCAAG GAAGATGGAATAGATATTATCGCTAATTCTCTTCATCCAGGGGCCACAACCACCAATATTTACATTCACAATCGTTTTCTGACAG GGAGCAGCAACAACATGTTATGTAGCATTGCATCCACAAGTGAGTGGAATCAGCGGCAAGTATTTTGTTAA